From one Rosa rugosa chromosome 4, drRosRugo1.1, whole genome shotgun sequence genomic stretch:
- the LOC133744625 gene encoding glutamate--cysteine ligase, chloroplastic-like — protein MALITQTGSSYCIRNEMFQNKTGQNVVFSRASNIEASKLKDNCIGFSSLSCNSARKTQILHTDNAGVGQKRCHSVVVAASPPTEDAVIATEPLTKEDLVAYLASGCKPKEAWRIGTEHEKFGFELKSLRPVKYEQISELLNGIAERFDWEKVMEGDYIIGLKQGKQSISLEPGGQFELSGAPLETLHQTCAEVNSHLYQVKAVTEEMGIGFLGIGFQPKWGLKDIPIMPKGRYEIMKNYMPKVGTLGLDMMFRTCTVQVNLDFSSEADMIRKFRAGLALQPIATALFANSPFTEGKPNGFLSMRSQIWTDTDNNRTGMLPFVFDDSFGFEQYVDYALDVPMYFVYRNKKYIDCTGMTFRDFLAGKLRCIPGELPTLNDWENHLTTIFPEVRLKRYLEMRGADGGPWRRLCALPAFWVGILYDEVSLQNVLDITADWTPEERQMLRNKVPITGLKTPFRDGLLKHVAQDVVKLAKDGLERRGFKESGFLNEVAEVVRTGVTPAERLLELYNGKWEQQIDPVFEELLY, from the exons ATGGCACTCATTACACAGACAGGCTCGTCATACTGCATACGTAACGAGATGTTTCAGAATAAAACTGGACAAAATGTGGTGTTTAGTAGGGCAAGCAATATAGAGGCGTCCAAATTGAAGGACAACTGCATTGGCTTCTCTTCGTTATCGTGTAATTCTGCTAGGAAGACACAGATTTTGCATACGGACAATGCTGGAGTAGGACAGAAACGATGCCATAGTGTGGTAGTTGCAGCCAGTCCTCCCACAGAAGATGCTGTAATTGCTACGGAACCGCTGACGAAAGAGGATCTTGTAGCATATCTTGCCTCTGGATGCAAGCCTAAGGAAGCATGGAG AATTGGCACTGAACACGAGAAGTTTGGTTTTGAGCTCAAATCTTTACGTCCAGTGAAATATGAACAAATATCTGAGTTGCTTAATGGGATTGCCGAGAGATTTGATTGGGAAAAAGTTATGGAAGGCGACTACATTATTGGACTCAAACAG GGTAAGCAAAGTATATCACTTGAGCCTGGTGGCCAATTTGAGCTTAGTGGTGCACCTCTTGAAACTCTGCATCAAACTTGTGCTGAAGTCAATTCACACCTGTATCAG gTCAAAGCAGTTACAGAGGAAATGGGAATTGGATTTCTTGGCATTGGTTTTCAGCCTAAATGGGGACTGAAGGACATACCTATAATGCCCAAG GGAAGGTATGAGATTATGAAAAATTACATGCCCAAAGTTGGCACGCTTGGACTTGATATGATGTTCAGGACATGCACCGTACAG GTGAATCTGGACTTCAGCTCTGAAGCAGACATGATAAGGAAATTTCGTGCTGGTCTTGCTTTGCAGCCT ATTGCAACAGCTCTATTTGCAAATTCACCTTTTACCGAAGGAAAGCCAAATGGTTTTCTAAGCATGAGAAG TCAAATTTGGACCGATACTGACAACAATCGCACTGGCATgcttccttttgtttttgatGACTCCTTTGG ATTTGAGCAGTATGTTGATTATGCTCTTGATGTTCCCATGTACTTTGTCTATCGGAATAAAAAGTATATTGACTGTACTGGCATGACCTTCCGG GACTTTTTGGCTGGGAAGCTTCGTTGCATTCCTGGTGAATTGCCAACCCTGAACGATTGGGAGAATCATTTGACAACTATATTTCCTGAG gtCAGGCTGAAGAGATACTTGGAGATGAGGGGAGCTGATGGAGGGCCTTGGAGGAGATTATGTGCTTTGCCAGCATTTTGG GTAGGTATACTGTACGATGAGGTTTCCCTTCAAAATGTGTTGGACATTACTGCTGATTGGACCCCTGAAGAAAGACAGATGCTAAGAAATAAG GTTCCAATAACTGGTCTAAAGACACCATTTAGGGATGGATTGCTCAAGCATGTTGCTCAAGATGTTGTAAAGTTGGCAAAG GATGGACTTGAAAGAAGAGGCTTTAAGGAATCTGGCTTCTTGAATGAGGTGGCAGAGGTGGTTAGAACTG GTGTAACACCAGCTGAGAGATTATTGGAGTTGTACAATGGGAAGTGGGAACAACAGATAGACCCTGTTTTTGAAGAGCTACTATACTGA
- the LOC133743756 gene encoding 5-amino-6-(5-phospho-D-ribitylamino)uracil phosphatase, chloroplastic: MVESLASTSFIGHRPLFAGALVKDVSSKRRSVDIVWFPTAKCLGRRVIMSPPLPRLGVDRSKNSPINALAMELAHETYSFKEDSIPQKWNYPADTGVDQTGIDRRPGLWPPENKADIPSLHNPLLRQERMGSGWLVAIFEWEGVLIEDNPDLEKQAWLALCEEEGKSPPPAFLLRRIEGMKNEQAISEVLCWSRDPAQMRRMAARKEDIYQALQGGIYRLRAGSREFVNVLMHYKIPMALVSTRPRKTLEAAVGNIGIEEYFNVMIGAEDVQRGKPDPEMFVYAAQLLKFIPERCIVFGNSNQTVEAAHDARMKCVAVASKHPVYELAAADLVVRRLDELSVVDLKNLAAVESAEFGEEPELELEEEEEDTSPSTRVACDDNFW, encoded by the coding sequence ATGGTTGAATCATTGGCTTCAACCTCCTTTATTGGGCATAGACCGCTCTTTGCCGGAGCTTTAGTTAAGGATGTCTCCAGCAAGAGGAGGTCTGTGGATATTGTTTGGTTTCCTACAGCAAAATGTCTTGGTAGAAGGGTTATTATGTCTCCTCCTTTGCCGAGGCTGGGAGTTGATCGCTCTAAAAATTCACCGATCAATGCCCTTGCAATGGAGCTTGCGCATGAGACATATTCATTCAAGGAGGATAGCATTCCCCAGAAATGGAATTATCCTGCGGATACAGGGGTAGATCAAACTGGTATAGATCGGAGGCCTGGTTTGTGGCCACCGGAGAATAAAGCAGATATCCCTTCACTACATAACCCCTTGCTTCGGCAAGAACGGATGGGAAGTGGTTGGCTAGTTGCCATATTCGAGTGGGAAGGTGTTCTGATTGAAGACAACCCTGACCTTGAGAAGCAAGCCTGGCTGGCTctttgtgaagaagaaggtaaATCTCCTCCCCCAGCTTTCCTTCTTAGAAGAATAGAAGGTATGAAGAATGAGCAGGCGATTTCTGAAGTTCTCTGCTGGTCAAGAGACCCAGCGCAGATGAGAAGAATGGCTGCTCGGAAGGAAGACATTTACCAAGCTTTGCAAGGTGGAATATATAGATTGCGAGCTGGATCAAGAGAGTTTGTGAATGTTTTGATGCATTACAAGATACCGATGGCATTGGTCTCTACACGTCCTAGGAAAACTCTTGAGGCTGCAGTTGGGAACATTGGTATTGAAGAATACTTCAATGTGATGATAGGTGCAGAAGATGTTCAAAGGGGGAAGCCTGATCCTGAAATGTTTGTGTATGCGGCACAGCTTCTCAAATTCATACCTGAGCGGTGCATTGTATTTGGTAACTCAAATCAAACAGTGGAGGCTGCCCATGATGCGCGGATGAAGTGTGTGGCTGTTGCTAGCAAGCATCCTGTATATGAGCTTGCAGCTGCAGACTTGGTGGTTAGGCGCTTGGATGAGCTATCTGTGGTTGATTTGAAAAATCTTGCTGCGGTAGAATCAGCTGAATTTGGTGAAGAGCCAGAGTTGGAactggaggaggaagaagaagatacaTCTCCGTCTACCAGGGTAGCATGTGATGATAATTTCTGGTAA
- the LOC133745820 gene encoding uncharacterized protein At2g38710, which translates to MVSASKEMVVYCFDTLLAHYNTEEAPPPAFEDGQHPLFVTWKKMVNGSEPRLRGCIGTLEPRGLVNGFKDYTLNSALRDRRFPPIQAKELPYLECTVSILTEYETADDYLDWEVGKHGIIIEFTDPGYGTRRNATYLPEVAAHEGWTQIEAIDSLMRKAGYTGTITESLRKRIRLTRYQSSLYTMHHSDYVSYVKASRGAATSGSKSSNQ; encoded by the exons ATGGTGTCGGCGAGCAAGGAGATGGTGGTGTATTGCTTTGACACGCTCCTGGCTCACTACAACACTGAAGAAGCTCCTCCCCCGGCATTCGAGGATGGCCAACA TCCATTGTTTGTTACTTGGAAGAAAATGGTGAATGGTAGTGAGCCTCGTTTGCGTGGATGTATTGGAACACTAGAACCTCGTGGCTTGGTTAATGGATTCAAGGACTATACTCTAAACAG TGCTTTGAGGGACCGCAGGTTTCCCCCAATACAAGCTAAGGAATTACCATATTTGGAATGTACAGTTTCCATTTTGACTGAATATGAAACTGCTGACGACTACCTTGATTGGGAG gttgggaagcatggtataaTCATTGAGTTTACTGATCCGGGCTATGGTACAAGGCGCAATGCAACATACTTGCCTGAGGTTGCTGCGCATGAAG GTTGGACTCAAATAGAAGCAATTGACTCATTGATGCGGAAAGCAGGCTATACTGGGACCATCACCGAGTCACTTCGGAAGCGTATACGATTGACCCGCTACCAGAGCTCATTATATACAATGCACCACAGCGACTACGTTTCTTATGTGAAGGCAAGCAGAGGCGCAGCTACATCTGGCTCCAAGTCCAGCAATCAGTGA
- the LOC133745821 gene encoding uncharacterized protein LOC133745821, protein MSAVIGMKLPRGSACFYFYNPLEYIQREAAVNATAVESRTEQATHDLVSYINEQMAASLNRINSETQVARDAATVAANENLNKLLGLLVLLSQLLGMSVISWCL, encoded by the exons ATGTCTGCAGTAATTGGCATGAAGCTCCCAAGAGGATCGGCTTGCTTCTACTTCTACAACCCTTTGGAGTATATTCAG AGAGAAGCAGCGGTCAATGCTACAGCCGTCGAGAGTCGAACAGAACAAGCAACGCATGATCTGGTGAGTTATATAAACGAACAAATGGCTGCTAGTCTGAATCGAATAAACTCCGAGACTCAAGTTGCAAGGGATGCTGCGACGGTAGCTGCCAACGAAAATTTGAATA AGCTTCTGGGGTTATTGGTGCTTCTTTCTCAGCTTCTGGGGATGTCAGTGATCAGTTGGTGTTTGTGA